One Thermodesulfobacteriota bacterium DNA window includes the following coding sequences:
- a CDS encoding radical SAM protein, giving the protein MSNLAIHALYETLNNFDEVVCERAFFEKKGDILSVETKRKLNSFEILFFSISYELNYINIVSILKDSGISLRRKERKEDEPIIVGGGITIIANPEPVSDFFDLFILGDVEATIVEFMDLYLKVRGKKRKTIIEELSSFPWVYNPSSLDVKYAKDGTIDSFTPHGFRIQVKYHRGVDLAHSAIVSDSTEFAEMYMIEGTRGCPSRCRFCLMGNVYRFRADKNVALLASKQKFKDIGIIGGGLSFLPDLSSMISQLKAQGKKVHLPSLRIDKVAKDVIENIKDDVKTLTFGLEAGSYSLRKALGKPLSDEEILKRVEEILEIGNFNLKLYFMIGLPGEKKEDIEAIFDLVKRVKHTMVKKMAPKKSISKLTVHISPFVPKAKTPLQWAEMETVDSLEEKIRWLKKKLGKLGGTFFTHESVKYSFIQGVFARGDRRVNSIITRLAEGESLRKIIVESAINPLFYTSRRRKKEEIFPWDFIDTGQPKEELYKEYELYFEMLKET; this is encoded by the coding sequence ATGTCGAACCTCGCAATACATGCCCTTTATGAGACCCTTAACAATTTCGATGAGGTTGTATGTGAAAGGGCTTTTTTCGAAAAAAAAGGAGATATTCTCTCGGTCGAGACCAAACGGAAACTTAACTCTTTCGAAATACTCTTTTTCAGTATCTCTTACGAACTGAACTACATAAACATCGTATCAATCCTTAAGGATTCTGGGATCTCTTTGAGAAGGAAAGAGAGAAAAGAAGATGAACCGATAATCGTCGGAGGAGGCATCACAATTATTGCGAATCCTGAGCCTGTAAGCGATTTTTTCGATCTCTTTATCCTTGGAGATGTGGAAGCCACAATCGTTGAATTTATGGATCTCTACCTAAAAGTGAGGGGTAAAAAAAGAAAGACAATTATAGAGGAGCTTTCGTCCTTTCCATGGGTTTACAATCCGTCATCCCTTGACGTTAAATATGCAAAAGATGGCACGATTGATTCTTTCACCCCCCATGGTTTTAGAATTCAAGTCAAATACCACCGAGGAGTCGACCTTGCTCATTCTGCAATAGTATCTGACAGTACTGAATTCGCAGAGATGTACATGATTGAAGGTACGCGCGGATGCCCATCCCGGTGCAGGTTCTGCCTCATGGGCAACGTGTATAGATTCAGGGCTGACAAAAATGTAGCTCTTCTAGCTAGTAAGCAAAAGTTTAAAGACATAGGAATAATAGGAGGGGGATTGTCTTTTCTTCCTGATCTTTCATCGATGATTTCCCAACTTAAAGCCCAGGGCAAGAAGGTGCATCTACCCTCTCTGCGAATCGACAAAGTAGCAAAAGACGTTATCGAGAACATAAAGGACGACGTAAAAACCCTAACTTTCGGACTTGAGGCTGGATCATACAGTCTTAGGAAGGCCTTAGGAAAGCCTCTTTCCGACGAAGAGATATTGAAAAGAGTTGAAGAGATTCTGGAAATTGGAAATTTCAACTTAAAACTCTACTTTATGATCGGTCTTCCGGGAGAAAAGAAAGAGGACATTGAGGCTATCTTTGATCTTGTAAAGAGAGTCAAGCACACCATGGTAAAAAAGATGGCACCTAAAAAATCCATAAGTAAGCTTACGGTCCACATAAGCCCTTTCGTACCAAAGGCGAAAACCCCGCTCCAATGGGCTGAGATGGAAACCGTAGATTCATTAGAAGAGAAGATAAGGTGGTTAAAGAAGAAATTAGGCAAGCTCGGGGGGACTTTCTTTACCCATGAGTCCGTAAAGTATAGCTTTATACAAGGGGTCTTTGCGAGAGGCGATAGAAGAGTTAATTCCATAATAACTAGACTCGCCGAAGGCGAAAGCCTAAGGAAAATTATAGTAGAAAGTGCCATAAATCCGCTCTTTTACACCTCCCGAAGAAGGAAAAAGGAAGAAATC
- the ftsZ gene encoding cell division protein FtsZ, translated as MGKAFYLDESHGFSANLKVVGVGGGGCNALNNMVEAKIKGVEFIAVNTDLKSLSLCKAPIKIQIGSKLTRGLGAGADPEVGRKAALEDIDTITEHLKGADMIFITCGLGGGTGTGASPVIAEVAKELGALTVAIVTKPFAFEGQIRMQQAEKGVIELKQRVDSLITIPNQRLMAIGGKHMSIIQAFYKADEVLMNAVRSISDLIVGSGHIVVDFADVRTIMSEKGMAIMGVGEAQGENRAKEAAQKAIYSPLLEDISINGARGVLINITGSKDMTLYEINEASSMIQEQAHPEAKVIWGLVFDDSMEDRIRITVIATGFEEKMQVKDELKEKIKHAVLFNQDDLPPFIRKNVRVNYPEIKKKTKITDFTDETYDIPTFMRKQAD; from the coding sequence ATGGGCAAGGCCTTTTATCTAGATGAGAGTCACGGTTTCTCTGCGAATTTGAAAGTAGTTGGGGTAGGAGGCGGAGGCTGTAATGCCTTAAACAACATGGTGGAGGCTAAAATCAAGGGGGTAGAGTTCATCGCTGTAAATACCGATCTTAAGTCATTGAGTCTCTGTAAGGCCCCTATAAAGATCCAGATCGGCTCTAAACTTACGAGAGGACTCGGTGCTGGTGCTGACCCGGAAGTCGGCAGGAAGGCGGCACTTGAAGACATAGACACAATCACGGAGCATCTAAAAGGTGCTGATATGATTTTTATAACCTGCGGTCTCGGTGGAGGTACGGGGACAGGGGCTTCTCCTGTGATAGCGGAAGTGGCCAAAGAGCTTGGCGCTCTTACAGTCGCAATAGTGACGAAGCCATTCGCATTTGAGGGACAGATAAGAATGCAACAGGCTGAAAAAGGTGTGATAGAGCTAAAACAGAGGGTTGATTCGCTTATAACTATTCCGAATCAGAGGCTTATGGCCATAGGAGGAAAGCATATGTCGATAATACAGGCCTTCTATAAGGCCGATGAGGTTCTCATGAACGCAGTACGCAGCATCTCAGATCTCATAGTAGGTTCGGGACATATAGTTGTGGATTTTGCAGATGTAAGGACCATAATGTCAGAAAAGGGAATGGCAATTATGGGGGTTGGAGAGGCGCAGGGGGAGAACAGGGCAAAAGAAGCGGCTCAAAAAGCGATTTACAGTCCATTACTAGAAGACATATCGATTAATGGGGCCCGAGGTGTCCTTATAAACATAACTGGAAGCAAGGACATGACGCTCTACGAAATAAACGAAGCTTCTTCCATGATCCAGGAACAGGCACATCCAGAAGCAAAGGTGATTTGGGGTCTTGTCTTCGATGATAGTATGGAGGACAGAATAAGAATAACAGTCATTGCCACCGGATTTGAAGAGAAAATGCAAGTAAAAGACGAACTGAAAGAAAAGATAAAGCATGCCGTACTCTTTAACCAGGACGATCTACCCCCTTTTATTAGGAAAAACGTGAGGGTAAACTATCCGGAGATAAAAAAGAAAACGAAGATTACCGATTTTACTGATGAAACCTACGATATACCGACTTTTATGAGAAAGCAGGCTGACTGA
- the ftsA gene encoding cell division protein FtsA, with amino-acid sequence MMVREDDVIVGVDIGTTKICVIVSKVSDEKLNIVGIGSHPSSGLRKGVVVNMDSTINSIKKAVHEAELMAGIKITHCVASIGGSHIKSFNSNGVVAIRDKEVREDDIVRAIDAAKAVAIPADRQILHVIPQEYIVDDQDGIKDPLGIQGVRLEVKVHIITGSVSAVQNVLKCLRVAGLEVEDIILGQLASSEATLSPEEKEIGVALIDIGGGTSDIAIFANGSIRYTSIIPFGGSNITNDIAIGLRTPLEEAEKIKKKYGCAFSALVGTNETIEVPSVGGRKPRVLMRKTLADIIEPRVEEIGRMIYEEIKKSGTEKVLASGAVLTGGTSNLEGIAELFENVFNDMPVRIGYPQGVGGLVDVINNPIYSTGVGLVLYGYRQLLSKGKKRKSGPRYLMETKNILSRMKRWFIETF; translated from the coding sequence ATGATGGTTAGGGAAGACGATGTGATTGTGGGTGTGGATATCGGTACAACTAAGATATGCGTCATTGTATCCAAAGTCTCAGACGAAAAACTCAACATAGTAGGTATCGGTTCCCACCCATCATCCGGTTTGAGGAAGGGGGTTGTAGTCAACATGGACAGCACCATAAACTCGATTAAGAAAGCGGTACATGAAGCCGAACTTATGGCCGGAATAAAAATAACCCATTGTGTCGCATCGATAGGTGGATCGCACATAAAGAGTTTCAACAGCAACGGGGTTGTTGCAATAAGAGACAAGGAGGTGCGAGAGGATGACATAGTGAGGGCTATAGATGCCGCAAAAGCAGTAGCTATCCCGGCTGACAGACAGATCCTCCACGTGATTCCTCAAGAGTACATTGTGGACGATCAAGATGGAATAAAAGACCCCCTAGGCATACAAGGGGTAAGGTTGGAGGTGAAAGTACATATCATAACGGGAAGTGTGTCAGCGGTCCAGAATGTACTTAAATGTTTGAGAGTGGCAGGACTGGAAGTGGAAGATATAATTCTCGGTCAACTTGCATCATCGGAAGCAACTTTGAGTCCGGAGGAGAAGGAGATAGGAGTAGCCCTAATAGACATCGGTGGGGGAACTAGCGATATCGCCATATTCGCAAATGGTAGTATCCGTTACACATCCATAATCCCATTTGGAGGGAGCAACATAACAAACGACATAGCGATAGGATTAAGAACACCCCTAGAAGAGGCTGAAAAGATAAAGAAAAAATACGGTTGTGCTTTTTCAGCTCTTGTGGGAACTAATGAGACGATTGAAGTTCCAAGTGTGGGCGGAAGAAAACCGAGAGTTCTTATGAGGAAGACCTTGGCCGACATAATAGAACCAAGAGTGGAAGAAATAGGTCGAATGATTTACGAAGAGATTAAAAAATCAGGCACCGAGAAAGTACTCGCCTCTGGTGCTGTCCTTACAGGTGGGACTTCTAATCTGGAAGGGATCGCCGAGCTTTTTGAAAACGTCTTTAATGATATGCCAGTGAGGATAGGCTATCCACAGGGGGTAGGTGGTCTCGTGGATGTGATAAATAATCCAATCTATTCCACAGGAGTTGGGCTTGTACTTTACGGATATAGGCAGCTTTTATCAAAGGGCAAAAAAAGAAAGAGTGGCCCAAGATACCTCATGGAAACGAAAAACATCCTAAGTCGAATGAAGAGATGGTTTATAGAAACATTTTAA
- a CDS encoding FtsQ-type POTRA domain-containing protein: protein MVFTLFIKEEPILRLKGIKVSGCDQIKEEEIISLVLPKLGKSILNLDTQTIRKALMAHPYVAEVKVKRVYPFYLHIAIREKSPTALWAKPDGTVKIVDEEGRPFRDLMLREKSKLPLIHAENEENLKEGLILLKGWVAQNIVKSDFIAELVYSRKAVRVVTTDSVEILLGREDFEKRLKKALKVMEDAKRRGVLIKCIDARFEKGAIIRERGEG from the coding sequence GTGGTCTTTACATTGTTTATCAAAGAGGAACCTATCTTAAGGCTCAAAGGGATAAAGGTCTCAGGATGTGACCAAATAAAGGAGGAAGAGATAATCTCGCTTGTCCTTCCGAAATTGGGTAAAAGTATCCTAAACCTTGACACCCAAACCATAAGAAAAGCACTTATGGCCCATCCTTACGTGGCGGAAGTTAAAGTGAAGAGGGTTTATCCTTTCTACTTACACATTGCGATAAGAGAAAAATCGCCCACAGCGCTTTGGGCTAAACCCGACGGAACCGTAAAAATCGTCGATGAGGAGGGTAGACCATTTAGGGATCTTATGCTCAGAGAAAAGAGCAAGCTTCCACTAATACACGCGGAGAATGAGGAAAATTTAAAAGAAGGGTTAATCCTTCTTAAGGGATGGGTAGCCCAAAACATCGTAAAATCCGATTTTATAGCTGAACTTGTCTATTCTCGGAAAGCTGTCCGGGTTGTAACAACAGATAGCGTTGAGATTCTGCTAGGGCGAGAGGATTTTGAAAAAAGGTTAAAGAAGGCGCTTAAAGTCATGGAAGATGCGAAAAGAAGAGGTGTCCTTATAAAATGCATAGATGCTCGTTTTGAAAAAGGGGCGATCATCCGGGAAAGAGGGGAGGGATGA
- a CDS encoding D-alanine--D-alanine ligase yields MIEMKRKKIGVLMGGRSSEREISLRSGKAIDSALKMKGYKSEPIDVDKSLPQKLLEKGIEVAYIALHGRWGEDGTVQGLLEIMGIPYTGSGVLGSSISMDKTIMKRLLEAIRVPTPAYKIVRMNEECEFFVPCVVKPANEGSTVGVSFVFDEKDLERAKKTAFMYDRKILIEEYVSGDEITIGIVNGKTLPSIRIKPKSGFYSYEAKYTPGMTEYIIPSGMPKDVEDKAYEYALKIYDIFELSGCVRIDMIVKGDTPYVIDVNTCPGMTETSLVPKAWRHLGGTFEDLVEEVLLAASLKL; encoded by the coding sequence ATGATTGAAATGAAAAGAAAGAAAATAGGTGTGCTTATGGGTGGTAGGTCTTCTGAGAGGGAAATCTCCCTAAGAAGCGGGAAAGCCATCGATTCTGCCCTAAAAATGAAAGGATATAAAAGTGAACCGATCGATGTGGACAAAAGCCTTCCCCAAAAACTACTTGAAAAAGGAATAGAGGTCGCATACATAGCCCTCCACGGAAGATGGGGAGAAGATGGAACGGTCCAGGGCCTGCTAGAGATTATGGGAATCCCGTACACAGGTTCTGGAGTACTGGGTTCTTCCATATCCATGGATAAAACTATAATGAAGAGGTTACTCGAAGCCATAAGGGTGCCGACACCTGCTTACAAGATAGTAAGGATGAATGAAGAGTGCGAATTTTTCGTTCCGTGCGTAGTGAAACCCGCTAACGAGGGTTCAACCGTGGGCGTATCCTTCGTTTTTGATGAGAAGGACTTAGAAAGAGCAAAAAAAACCGCATTTATGTACGATAGGAAGATCCTCATCGAAGAGTACGTTTCGGGAGATGAAATCACAATTGGCATAGTAAACGGAAAGACACTTCCCTCAATCAGGATAAAACCGAAATCAGGATTTTACAGTTACGAGGCCAAATATACTCCTGGGATGACAGAATACATTATTCCTTCAGGAATGCCAAAAGATGTGGAAGATAAAGCCTATGAGTACGCTTTGAAGATATACGATATTTTTGAACTTTCCGGGTGCGTGAGAATAGACATGATCGTAAAGGGTGACACTCCTTACGTAATTGACGTGAACACATGCCCAGGAATGACAGAAACTTCGCTCGTTCCAAAGGCGTGGAGACATCTTGGTGGTACATTTGAAGATCTGGTGGAAGAAGTACTTTTAGCGGCTTCCTTGAAGCTATGA
- the murB gene encoding UDP-N-acetylmuramate dehydrogenase — MVWNIKGTVIENAKMSKYTSMRVGGPVRYLIYPSDFQDLIEVLKILNGEGIEWRILGNGTNVIVSDKGLQGAIIRLTRIRRLSIRRNGDNIKVFVSSGYQLKDLILKMASLNLSGIERLYSIPGTVGGAIKMNAGSFGVSISDAIVSVTCMSASGEIFKLSKRNLNFSYRYSSIPSKTLIIEAEISLKYGDRQRIIGVIDEVLSERIKRHPMDMPSSGSIFKAVRGIPAWTYIEKANLKGLRVGDACVSTKHANFIVNLGRAKAYEVKSLIEKIKKEVYEKEGVELEEEVEFWGFDD, encoded by the coding sequence ATGGTCTGGAATATAAAAGGCACGGTAATAGAAAATGCGAAAATGAGCAAGTACACTTCCATGCGAGTCGGCGGTCCGGTAAGGTACCTTATATACCCATCCGATTTTCAAGATCTTATTGAAGTGTTGAAAATTTTAAACGGAGAAGGGATCGAGTGGCGCATTCTTGGGAACGGAACTAACGTGATAGTGAGTGACAAAGGACTACAAGGAGCCATAATAAGACTTACTCGGATTAGACGTTTATCGATCAGAAGAAACGGAGATAACATAAAGGTCTTTGTTTCTTCCGGCTACCAACTTAAGGACCTGATCTTAAAGATGGCCAGTCTGAATCTTAGTGGAATCGAAAGACTCTATTCGATCCCTGGGACAGTGGGTGGGGCGATAAAGATGAACGCAGGAAGTTTTGGGGTTTCCATTTCTGACGCTATCGTGAGTGTCACGTGTATGTCAGCTTCGGGTGAGATCTTTAAGCTTAGTAAAAGGAACCTCAATTTTTCGTACAGGTATTCATCGATTCCTTCAAAAACTTTAATAATCGAGGCTGAGATAAGCCTCAAATACGGAGACAGGCAAAGAATAATTGGAGTAATTGATGAGGTTTTAAGCGAACGAATAAAGAGGCATCCAATGGATATGCCATCTTCAGGGTCTATTTTTAAAGCAGTCCGTGGGATACCCGCGTGGACGTACATTGAAAAGGCCAATCTTAAGGGGCTTAGGGTAGGAGATGCCTGTGTGTCTACAAAGCATGCCAATTTCATAGTGAATCTGGGAAGGGCTAAGGCATATGAGGTAAAGTCCTTGATCGAAAAGATAAAAAAAGAGGTTTACGAAAAAGAAGGGGTTGAATTAGAAGAGGAAGTAGAATTTTGGGGATTCGATGATTGA
- the murC gene encoding UDP-N-acetylmuramate--L-alanine ligase — MKFENQTFHKVKKIHFVGIGGIGMSGLAEVLINLGYSVSGSDIKASELTERLKMLGAKISYGHSKENVKDVDVVVVSSAVGPDNPEIQMAKELSIPVIPRAEMLAELMRMKFGIAVCGAHGKTTTTSLIATILNHAGYDPTCVIGGKLKSIGSNARLGTGRFLVAEADESDGSFLLLSPVVAVATNIDLEHLDYYSGIEEIKKAFENFLNKVPFFGLDVICIDNIHLRSLLSNLKRKYVTYGLSNCADVKAEKIVMDGFNTDFSVIVKGEPIGRVRLSMPGVHNVVNSLAAIATCLELDIPFKTIKEALENFQGIQRRMEIRFSGKIVLIDDYGHHPTEIRATISTLRQICKGRIIVAFQPHRYTRTKALMKEFSTSFEGVDILLVTEIYAASEPKIEGVSGRALAESIKANTKAEVYYVETLDEVTEKILGFVRDGDLVLTLGAGDIYKVADRLKEIWSGI, encoded by the coding sequence ATGAAATTCGAAAACCAAACATTTCATAAGGTGAAAAAGATTCACTTCGTTGGAATAGGCGGAATCGGTATGAGCGGGTTAGCTGAGGTTCTTATAAACCTTGGCTACTCGGTTTCAGGATCCGATATTAAAGCTTCCGAGCTCACAGAAAGACTAAAAATGCTTGGAGCAAAGATAAGTTATGGCCATAGTAAAGAAAATGTAAAAGATGTGGACGTTGTTGTTGTTTCTTCGGCTGTAGGGCCGGACAATCCGGAGATTCAAATGGCAAAGGAGTTATCCATCCCAGTTATTCCTAGAGCTGAGATGCTCGCCGAACTTATGAGAATGAAGTTTGGAATTGCTGTTTGTGGAGCTCACGGGAAGACCACGACCACTTCTCTTATTGCAACGATACTTAATCACGCAGGATATGATCCGACCTGCGTCATAGGAGGGAAATTGAAAAGCATAGGTTCCAATGCAAGACTCGGAACGGGAAGGTTTCTGGTTGCGGAGGCCGACGAAAGTGATGGCTCATTTTTGCTCCTTTCGCCAGTCGTAGCTGTTGCTACAAACATAGACCTCGAACATCTTGACTATTACAGCGGCATAGAGGAGATAAAAAAGGCTTTTGAAAATTTCCTCAACAAGGTTCCATTTTTCGGTCTAGATGTCATATGCATCGATAATATCCATCTGCGAAGTTTACTTTCAAATCTCAAAAGGAAGTATGTAACGTATGGGCTTTCAAATTGTGCGGATGTCAAAGCAGAAAAGATAGTGATGGATGGTTTTAACACAGACTTCTCAGTCATAGTAAAAGGAGAACCCATAGGCAGGGTGAGACTTTCTATGCCCGGAGTCCATAATGTTGTAAATAGTCTTGCCGCCATAGCCACATGTCTGGAACTCGATATCCCTTTCAAAACAATAAAAGAAGCTCTGGAGAACTTTCAGGGGATTCAAAGAAGGATGGAAATAAGGTTCAGTGGAAAGATCGTGCTCATTGATGATTATGGCCATCACCCGACTGAGATACGGGCTACGATAAGTACATTAAGGCAAATATGTAAAGGAAGGATAATAGTTGCCTTCCAACCACACAGATACACGAGAACGAAAGCCTTAATGAAGGAGTTTTCAACCTCCTTTGAGGGCGTTGATATTCTCTTAGTCACTGAGATCTACGCCGCATCAGAACCAAAGATAGAGGGCGTTTCTGGAAGAGCTTTGGCGGAAAGTATAAAGGCGAATACTAAAGCAGAGGTTTATTACGTTGAAACACTGGATGAGGTTACAGAAAAAATACTCGGATTCGTAAGAGACGGTGACCTTGTTCTCACATTAGGAGCAGGAGACATATATAAGGTGGCAGATAGACTCAAAGAGATATGGTCTGGAATATAA
- the murG gene encoding undecaprenyldiphospho-muramoylpentapeptide beta-N-acetylglucosaminyltransferase — MKVIIAAGGTGGHIYPGISIAEKLKEKGAEVLFLGTDKGMEANIVPKYGFRLVTIRTGQFAGKNLGTKAKTLTKVLMGILDCLRIVKKEKANAILGMGGFVSFPCILAGKLVGVDCFLHEQNLTLGLANRILYRGVKKIFLSFEETAKLYSIRNYKYTGNPVRKVIKKATHKKPNGKFRILVFGGSRGAKRINQAMVELLPLIDDRDLFAIYHQTGSEDLEWVREAYLKNSISGEIFSFTEEMGYYLGLSDLVISRAGSSTIFELACTKKPAILVPYPYSAGKHQLKNALYVERLGAAYVIADGELSGEVLYRKLMELSRNPDILKAMGERMGQIYVDDAEERIANEILGLGS, encoded by the coding sequence ATGAAAGTGATAATTGCCGCGGGTGGAACGGGCGGTCACATATATCCGGGTATATCTATAGCTGAAAAACTAAAAGAGAAAGGTGCTGAGGTACTTTTTCTTGGCACAGACAAGGGAATGGAAGCGAACATAGTTCCGAAATACGGTTTCAGATTAGTTACAATAAGGACCGGTCAGTTCGCGGGAAAAAATTTAGGTACAAAAGCAAAAACGCTAACAAAGGTCTTAATGGGGATCCTAGACTGCCTTCGGATAGTAAAAAAAGAGAAGGCTAATGCCATACTAGGAATGGGTGGATTTGTTTCCTTTCCTTGTATATTGGCGGGCAAACTCGTAGGGGTAGATTGCTTTTTGCACGAGCAGAACCTCACTCTAGGGCTTGCAAACCGAATCCTTTATAGAGGCGTAAAAAAGATATTTTTGAGCTTTGAAGAAACAGCAAAGCTATATAGTATAAGGAACTACAAGTATACCGGCAATCCTGTAAGAAAAGTTATAAAGAAAGCCACACACAAAAAGCCTAACGGAAAGTTTCGAATACTGGTATTTGGAGGAAGTAGAGGAGCAAAAAGGATAAATCAGGCCATGGTGGAGCTTCTTCCCCTCATTGATGATAGAGATCTATTCGCGATCTATCATCAGACTGGTAGTGAGGACTTAGAATGGGTGAGGGAGGCTTACTTAAAAAATTCAATCTCAGGGGAAATCTTTTCTTTCACAGAAGAAATGGGATATTATTTGGGTCTTTCCGACCTTGTCATTTCGAGAGCGGGTTCGAGTACCATATTTGAGCTTGCCTGTACTAAGAAACCCGCTATTTTGGTTCCCTATCCCTATTCTGCCGGTAAGCACCAGCTAAAGAACGCGCTTTACGTTGAAAGATTGGGTGCTGCCTACGTTATTGCGGACGGTGAGCTTTCAGGGGAGGTGCTTTACAGGAAGCTTATGGAGCTTTCGAGAAATCCAGACATCCTAAAAGCCATGGGAGAGAGAATGGGACAGATTTATGTAGATGACGCGGAAGAAAGGATTGCTAATGAGATTCTAGGTTTAGGGTCATGA
- the murD gene encoding UDP-N-acetylmuramoyl-L-alanine--D-glutamate ligase, whose amino-acid sequence MRSRKLPEKVLVVGLGRTGVALVRFLAMQGVRVTVTDIKSEKELESELEKLKNFNFRAHLGGHKIEDFLENDLVIVSPGVDLKTPVIKEAKQKGAKITGELEFSFGFIKEPIIAITGTNGKTTVTTLIGEIFTEEYKDVFVGGNIGNPLIEYVAGKKVAKFIVLEVSSFQLETIESFRPQCSVLLNITEDHLDRYASFSDYVNAKLRIFENQKEEDLAVLNKALDLKVRPRARTYLFSSKDLLAQGAYLERDEIVIKINGTEERYPRSISPLFGVHNTENIMASVLVAHLYGIKRETVEKCLSRFKGLPHRTELVREINGVIFINDSKATNVDATKRALEGIQRPVILIAGGKDKMGSYTPILSEKEKIKAIVLFGEAKKRILDEIGHAITCLLEKDLESSVKKAYSLAKSGDVILFSPMCSSFDMFRDYVDRGNRFKEIVSAL is encoded by the coding sequence ATGAGAAGTAGAAAGCTACCAGAAAAAGTTCTCGTTGTCGGGTTGGGAAGAACAGGGGTGGCCCTTGTTCGATTTCTCGCCATGCAAGGAGTGAGAGTTACGGTAACAGACATAAAGAGCGAAAAAGAGCTCGAATCTGAGTTAGAAAAGCTAAAAAATTTTAATTTTCGCGCACACCTAGGTGGTCACAAAATTGAAGACTTCCTTGAAAACGATCTCGTGATTGTAAGCCCTGGTGTTGACCTAAAAACACCCGTCATAAAAGAGGCTAAACAGAAAGGAGCAAAAATAACCGGTGAGCTTGAGTTTTCCTTTGGATTTATAAAAGAGCCGATAATAGCTATCACAGGAACAAACGGAAAGACCACAGTTACGACTCTTATTGGGGAAATCTTTACAGAAGAATATAAAGACGTATTCGTGGGTGGCAATATCGGGAACCCTTTGATCGAATACGTGGCGGGAAAAAAAGTCGCTAAGTTCATCGTACTTGAAGTTAGCAGTTTTCAGCTTGAGACCATAGAAAGCTTTCGACCGCAGTGCAGTGTGCTCCTCAATATCACAGAAGACCACCTCGATCGATACGCCAGTTTTTCTGATTATGTAAATGCGAAGCTTCGTATATTTGAAAACCAAAAGGAAGAAGACTTGGCAGTTCTAAACAAGGCTTTGGATTTGAAAGTAAGACCAAGGGCCAGAACCTATCTTTTTTCATCGAAGGATCTTCTTGCGCAGGGTGCCTACCTTGAAAGAGATGAGATCGTAATAAAAATTAATGGGACGGAGGAGAGATATCCTAGGTCCATTTCTCCGCTTTTTGGGGTTCACAACACTGAAAACATTATGGCATCTGTGCTTGTTGCTCACCTTTATGGCATAAAAAGAGAGACGGTGGAAAAGTGTCTTTCGAGATTTAAAGGACTTCCCCACAGAACAGAACTTGTCCGGGAAATAAACGGAGTGATCTTCATCAATGACTCAAAGGCAACGAACGTGGATGCTACAAAGAGGGCTCTGGAAGGGATTCAAAGACCTGTTATCCTTATTGCCGGCGGAAAGGACAAGATGGGAAGTTACACTCCCATTCTTTCCGAAAAGGAAAAGATAAAGGCAATTGTGCTATTCGGAGAAGCTAAAAAAAGGATCCTAGATGAAATTGGCCATGCTATAACGTGTTTACTGGAGAAAGATCTCGAATCTTCGGTTAAAAAAGCTTACTCATTGGCAAAAAGCGGAGATGTGATTCTTTTCTCTCCCATGTGCAGCAGTTTTGACATGTTCAGAGACTACGTTGATAGGGGAAATAGATTTAAAGAGATAGTTTCTGCCTTATGA